The Danio rerio strain Tuebingen ecotype United States chromosome 20, GRCz12tu, whole genome shotgun sequence genome contains the following window.
CATAagataccctgagctctctttaaaacataattatggtAAATTATCATTGGAACAGTTTAGTTAAAACCGATGAccttgcctgccaccttcacaAGACTACTCAACCTGTTCTTATTTGACAGACTCGGATTACTGTAACAAGCAAAAATGCAgaaagataaaacagattcaataaattgtttataaaacagtgaCACCATAGAGCTGCAAACCCCAAATTATCGAAGtttcccagaaaaaaaaagtctttgaatgtttttattttttataaacagcCTGGGTGTTATGTCAACATATTGTAGATAAAGACCCCTAGATATTTATGTGTGTCAACAATTTCAATGACCACACCTTTACTAGTTGTTATGCTGGGGGTAGGAGAAGCCTTCCTGTAATCTATCAACATAAATAGTATTCAAACACTTTATGAGCAATGCAGTCTGAATGAAGTAAAAAAGAATTCTAAGCAATCCATCTCATGTACACTTTCCATTTTACGATCTGATAGAAGATGCAGAACCTCACGGTAGAAACGGAACAGACTTTAGAACTCTTTTTATCCCAGTGTCAATCAGACTATTGAACATGGATCGATAGTGTGCTTACGTTTTTTCCTGTATGTAATTCTTTAggatgtttgcttattttatcatttttattgtgtCAGAACTTGAAGTGCTCTGAGAGTCCAGGGAAATTTCCCCTTGAGGTacaataaagtatacaaacaaataaataaacaaaccattaCCAAATTGTTTAATTCTATAAACTACTAAAATTGTCCAAATTCTAAAAAATTTTTTGAAGGcttctgtgtgtatgttcagttttgtctttttttatggcGATTTTATGGCTTTTTAtggttctttttgtttttaaagtgaaataataaaaaagaaacacgAGGCTGCAAAAAATGCTAGTTTTGGAAGAAAATTTTAAATGACTTGAGTTATACTTTTCAGGAAATTCATCTTGGTCTCAAATAGCAAATTTGTCTTGAACTCGGTACACATACAAAAGAGAGGCACCTAACATTTACCAATAACAATGAGATTTAAAAGACCCTTCAAGGtagtttgtcatttaaaatgctAATGCACACTAGTAGAAAATCGCTTATAACCAATCCTTTTACACAAAAGAACTTTGTATTGCTTTCTAAGCTGGCAGTTAGAGGcttctgcatctgaactcttctatattctatgcatattgtatatgtgtgtgtgtgtagagaaaGTGTGAGTATCACTcagataattaattttatttacttgaaatgcaatattgcataaataaaatttgaaaaataatgGAATACTAATGTGTTTCACTTATTCCTCATCATTTACTAGGAAtcctttattttgaaaatgacccCCTCTATCTATTAGTTAGGCTTTACTgcaagcttttattttattaaattaacttgGTTacttgctccggtttcccccacaattccaaagacgcgctataggtaaattgggtaagctaaattgtacatagtgtatgtgtgtgaaggagagagtatgggtggttcccagtgatgggttgcaactggaagggtatccgctgtgtaaaatatatgctgaataagttggcggttcattccactgtggtgacctcagattaataaagggactaagccaaaaggaaaatgaatgtatgaacttggtcatttatttttaaaagaattcagTGTTCCTTCACCTCAAGCTTGTATTGATCTTCATACATCTAACTCTACTATCTCTGCCGATCCCTCTCACTGTTAACAGGAAGCGCTTTGAGAAAGCAGAGGCTGAGTATGTTGCCGCTAAGATGGACTTGCACAGGAAGACCGAGGTGAAAGAGCAGCTGACAGAGCACCTGTGTGCAATCATCCAACAGAACGAGCTGCGCAAGGCCCGCAAACTGGAAGAGCTGATGCTGCAGCTGGAGCTAAATGCTGAGGAAGTGCCCAGTCCAGATCAAACGCAACTACAGGACAAACAGAAAGAGCCTGTTACTGAGAACGGTCCTGCAGCAGAGCTGGAGAGATGTACAGAGGCGAATGGCTCAAGTATGAGCAAAGACAGTTCCATTACAGAAACCAAGATCAGCCAAGACAATCAGGAGAGTGAAGCAGCAGATGTTTCAGCAGATGGGCTTCGCTAGCTTCCAAGCATCATTAATTTAAAAGAGGCTTCATAACGCTTTACATAACACTTGCTACCAGCTTTACAAATATCTCTATTGTGTGAGAATGCTGAACAAAAGCAATGATcctatatttctttatttaaacatttttggcATTTTTGGATTATACAAAAGCCATGTTGGTGTCTTCTCAAATGCCATGAAGGTAATTCCATTACTACTAACGCTAAAATGCCTTGGCATTATGGGACTCAGATATTGATTGTGATTGTTTTCATTTAAACTGTTACTTGATCCTGAATGTGAGGAGTTAAAACAATGCTGCATCCTTTTATTGTGCTTCATCTGGATGTCATTGTATAATTTAATCTGTCTTGCATTAAGAAAATGGACCACAAATCTCTTGAAAACACTACATTAAATACTAAATACTGTTAATTTTATATCGTTCCATAACTGTGACACTATTCAAAATGAATTAGTGGCAGGCGGTCTGGTGGTAGTTTGTAGTCATGATTTATTTCACATGATGTTGCACAAGTGTATGGTGGGATCTTTTATCTGTATATGGTGGTTGTCTCATAAAAGTAACGTTATGCGAATGTTAACAAATcaataacagcagttttttttttcttgcaaagcTGATGGTTTACTCAGCAGAGATTGTTTTGTACAGTATGAGGGAAAATTCTATTGGAGTGTGAAAAGTATATAGAATTTAAAAATCTTGTCAAATGCTCTTATAGAGCCCGTCATCAACtatgaaaacattttatataatggtcaggatatttatttttaaaaaaggtttaggatatgacttttttttttttttaagtaaattgtaATGTCTTTCGTTTCATTTCATGCGTGCACGAATGGGTGTCAAGgcatatacatattttaatggttaaataaaatatttaaatatcaatccgttttaagtttttttttttttttattgcactcAAGACTATATACTTTCTAAAAGACcagtttacatttttgtatgacttttAAACATCTAAAGGAgaatgttttaatttgttgtgAAGATTATGTAAGTTGATTTTATCTTTTTAATAGGATGTAAGCAGTTTTTAGGGAAACATCTTTGCAGTGCTATTATAGATatcaattaaacatttaaagcGTTCAGAAATATATGGACGGCTATTGAGAAATAGAAAAGATTGTTTTGCTATATTATGAATTAAAAGGTGCATAATGCGTTAATGTTTACAAGAGctacattaaatattataattccaTGTAATAAGATGAAATCACTAAAATATTACCTGCAGTAGCCTATTACTTTCTTTATATTCTGGTTTGATTGTACAAAACAAGGACTGACAAATTCTGGAAGTAAATACAGGAAAGGAGAAGCACAGTTTGCGAGAGCGCATTTCTGATTTATGTGCCCTCAGTCCGCCGGGACAGGTTGAAAAGACTCCGTAACCCGAGAAACTCTTGGGAAATATAGCGAAAAAAGTTCACAAGATTAACTTTTAGTGAAAAAAATCTGAGTTCTGGCAAAAGTTTCGATCATGAAGATCCACTTGCAAGAaaagcaaaatacaaaacaaccaCTATTAATGACCgatacaagttattatttgcgctatttttaataatttatgattaaacttaaattatattCCGTATTGCAACCATAAACTCATAAAATACGATACACGTTTTAAAAGCAATTTGCCTATCGTTTTGAGCAAACATGTTTAGCCTACAGGTTTTTATTGTATACAGATTAAATAACGAAAGTATAATAAATAGGCTAAATCGAAACAAAATAAATTCGTGATAATATTTTCAGATAAAGGTATTACACTTATTTAACtggattttaaacattttgttgtcCTATTAATAAACGGTTTATTTATTGCAAAACTTTTATCTCTGTGCTTGTAGCCACCTGAATTCAGCATTCTGACGTGTTAAACATCAAGAGCAGTAGTGCTGTCCATTGACCCCTGGTGCTGATTAGACGACCGCGGGCTCAGTCCgcttttatttcccaaattaccATTAACTTATTTTCTTCTGTGCTCGCTCTTTATATCCCGCGCAGGAAACACTTGCAGGCATGCACACGCGTCTTTATGATAGGGACAGGGGAATTAAATAGAGCCGGTCGTTCAACTTGCCATTCAAAACTAGTTAAGATCCTATATGTTTATTGCATTATGAGCAATAATTCTGCTGTGGGATAAATTATGcgcctttaaaaatatatatttttctcattGTTTGGAAAATTAAGGCGGCTCTGGATAGGCTAGGCCATATCAAAACGTTTTTCATATAATAGCAAATGTAGCTATAACCCTTATTTTAAGAGTAGGTCTAATCTGCTTGCTATAGGCTATATCATACCAGTCACATTTGCATCCGAGTTTTCTAGTCTTTAGCGTGGTGTGTGTCCATTAAAATtgggttatttaggttaacaGATTTACACAAATTGCTCAGTGCTTTTCGTGCAAGAGGGTCTTGTTTTAACTGCTGTAAATTACCCAGTTATAAACAAATAGAATACGCGCGGTTTTTGATTAATAAAATGTTCGGATTCGTGGATATAAATGAAGCAATTTATGTTTTCCGAGGCGTAAAATGTGGTCCTTATTGTCCTTGTGtggggttttatttagattaggTTGCAAATTAATTCCTTTTGTAATGCATGCGTTAAGCTGCATTGTTGAGTCTGTGTTTATTACAATGTCATAATGTCAATTCACAGACTTATGTCATGAGTTATGTTTTCAATTAGCTTACAGACATAGACTTGCGTAAAAAAGTTATATATGGGAACATTCTTAACAGGTAAAAATGCATTTggaaaatacaattataaaatgatttgtcagttgttgtttttttttcagttggagCTAAAGACTTTCATTTCATTGTTCTGTCCATAGATTCCCGCTGTTAAATTGGGGATTGTGATTCATAGACATGAAAACATCATGCAGttgaacaaaatattaaaatgtcaattatAAGCATTAAACGACCTTCTTTTATTTCAATCTCAGCAATCGCAAACTGAATGGAAACAAGTTGGAAGTGCATTGGACAACTATGCcttgatattaaataaataaaatttgatataTCTGTATTAATTTTGATTTCGGCCTTAATCAAAAAGCATCAGGAAACTgaaaaatatgttgtattttgtttttaacgGGTCAGAAACAGATGTAGGCTACATAATGGTACTAAATTGGCACATCTGAGTTCAAACGATGACGGACATCTGTCACAAGatctgaaatataaataaaaaataaaaataaaacttttgctGGTTGTGGTTGAAAGGGGATGGATTTTATTGACTGTCTTCTATCGCACAAGTCCTCACCCCGACAGCAGGCCTTTTTGAGAGAAGTCGCTTGTAGAGAAGCTGGCAGCTGAGGGAATTTAGAGGGAAAACTAATGATGAAAAAGGTCTACTCCATCCCAACAGCGGCTTAATTAAATACATGGAAAGAACGAAAGGAGCACATCTGGTTTCAATCCGTTTTCCTTTGATGGCATCAAGTGTTCTTTTCCCAGATCTGGGGCTGTAAGCTACGGGATGCCTGTGCATGGCAGTGAGGAGCCTCTTGCCATTGAAACACACGGACATCTACCTTGTGAAAGCCACCGCTTATAACTCAGCAAGTGGCCGGACACTACTCCCGTCTTAACTATACGTTGAAGACAGGATCTTTATCCTGTTGTTGTTTTCAACTGTAATTTAggctacattttaaaaaaaaaaatctaattgtgtAAAGTTTGAGCAAAAAACTTTCCACAAACTCAAAACTTTGAACGTCAGTTATTTGCGTTCTTGGTTATCAGATTGTAGTGGGAATGTAGGCTACGACCTTGATTTTTTTTCGTTCACAAAAACAGCGACGCAGAGGTTATTTAAATGGCTATATGTTGTCTCCGATTCATTTCCATAAATTTTATCATGGCACCTGAAGACCCCCTAAACTTTGTGAGAAGTTAAAAATGATGTGTTATTCCACTGATCTAGACTgtaatttttatttgatatttttgcaAAAGTTGCTTACTTAAAAATATAGGGTGAAATAAAATCTGGGACACTTTTTGCAATCTTGATTTCAGCTGTTTTTCAATGTCTATCCAACTAATTAGAACAACATATTAGACTTTTCTGAAACCCCTAAGATGTTTTCTAACCACACAAGAAAACATAATGTAGATATTAAAGAGCCATGCCACACCTATTTTGtgtcaaaaaaaaattctgcCTGAATTTGATAATCTGGGACAGGTCACTCCGTAATTTGAGACGCTTATTTGGGCTgaaaaagtattaaaagccatATTAATGCATGCCAAACACCATTTTacctatttttaaaaagaatttgtgtgtgagtatgtgtgttaaagttacaatttaaaaaaaatcttgcttcTGATTCATTGCCATAAATCTAATTCACCTGACGATCTCTTAACGTTTGTGAGAAGTTAAATGACGTGTACATGTGTAGCTTTTCGATTGAccaaaaatttttgtttttttatttttataaaagttaCTTTCTTAAAAATATAGGTCATTTATTGGCATCAGTGGTGAAAAACAACCATTTCATTTCACAAAAGTTTCAATacattgtgatttttttcttcGCAAACTGAAAAAACAAGCTCTTTCGAAAACCCAAATTTTCATATATGGCATATATGGTTTTTGGACTAACGTTTAGGTGTATTCCGGTTGTGCGAAATGATATCAGGTGACAGATTCAGAGATCAGGGAGGGTTAACCTTCGAAGAAGGAAGCTGTGATGGAGGAGGAGGGGGACTGTTAAACGTCAAAGACAGCACAAAGTCTTTT
Protein-coding sequences here:
- the gorab gene encoding RAB6-interacting golgin isoform 2 (isoform 2 is encoded by transcript variant 2), whose protein sequence is MEEKNKKRKALLTKTIAEKSKQTQAEAIKLKKIQRELQVLDDSVSSDIGVLRKLIEQSSMDYSLAWKRFEKAEAEYVAAKMDLHRKTEVKEQLTEHLCAIIQQNELRKARKLEELMLQLELNAEEVPSPDQTQLQDKQKEPVTENGPAAELERCTEANGSSMSKDSSITETKISQDNQESEAADVSADGLR